The Erwinia billingiae Eb661 nucleotide sequence CGTTATCGCGTGTGATCTGGTCCAGCGCCACAAAGCGGCTACCGCCAGGGGTATTACCGTAGTTGTCCCAGTCTTTCTGCTGCTGATCTTTCGCAACAGGAACCAGTGGCAATTCCTGACCGTTTGCCACGGTAGGATGCGGCTGGAACATCTGCACCAGCGTGGCCACCAGGCCAACCACCAGTACCGCAGAGATCGCGTAAGCCGGTTTAGCCGCTGATGATTTGCCTTCGCGCTTGCGCAGGGCTGGCAGCGTAATCATCGCCACCAACAGCAGGCCGGCCAGCGTCATCAGACGGGAAACCAACGGCCAGAAATCCATGCCCGCGTCCTGCACGGCCCAGATAGCCGAGCCAATGAACACCAGCGCGAAAATCGTCACGGCAGAAGATTTGCGGCGGAAGAATTGAATCGCGGAAAGAACGGTGAACACGCCGGCAATAACGAAATACCAGCTACCGCCCAGTGAAACCAGTTTCCCGCCACCAATCACAAAGAAAAGGCCGGTCGCCAGCAGGATTAACCCGAGCAATACGCACCACAAGCTCAGCCATTTTGATGGCCGGGCATTCAGTTGAGACATGGTAAAAATACTCCTGAACAAAATAGGGCTTCAGCACAATCTTCATTTTGCATCTGTACCGCAAACACCAAGGTTGGCAGGTAGCGGAGGGCGATGAACATTATTCTTAAGTCACTAAACTTATTAACAATTCGATACGGGCTGTCCCCGTCCTGTGTTAGCCAAAGCCCCTGACGACGCCTGTTGCAGGCGGAGTGGCTCTGAAATAACGGCAAAATTGTACCACGTGGTTCGTAAAGGAATAAACACAAACTTAACAAACTTCACACTTCTGGCTCTTTTTGGCAAAAGCAGGCAGCACGCGTAGAAAGCGGAAGAAATAGTTCAGCGCCACAATTATCCATTATAGCTGAAGTGATTTTTTTGATATTCGGAGGCGGGAATAAAATAATGGGAATAAAAAAAGGGAGCCAGGCGGCTCCCTTAATATCTAATTTACTTTTTCTTCAAATGGCTGATTAAACGCTTACGTTTGCGCAGCTGATTTGGCGTCAGCAGGTTACGTTTTCCTTCGTACGGGTTATCGCCTTCCTTAAACTGGATACGGATTGGCGTACCCATCACTTCCAGCGAACGGCGGAAGTAATTCATCAGGTAGCGTTTGTAGGAATCCGGCAGATCTTTCACCTGATTACCGTGAATAACCACAATCGGCGGGTTATATCCCCCGGCGTGAGCATATTTCAGCTTCACACGGCGGCTACGGACCAGCGGCGGCTGGTGGTCATCAGCAGCCATGTTCATGATGCGGGTCAGCATAGAGGTGTTCACGCGGCGCGTGGAACAGTCATAGGCTTCGGTGACCGATTCAAACAGGTTACCCACACCGCTGCCATGTAAAGCAGAGATGAAGTGTACACGCGCAAAGTCGATAAAGCCCAGACGGAAGTCCAGCGTCTCTTTCACTTCATCACGTACTTCCTGTGACAGGCCATCCCACTTGTTAACCACAATCACCAGCGAGCGGCCGCTGTTGAGGATAAAGCCCAGCAGCGACAGATCCTGATCGGAAATGCCTTCGCGGGCATCGATCACCAGCATTACCACGTTGGCGTCTTCGATAGCCTGCAGGGTTTTGATTACCGAGAATTTCTCAACGGTCTCCGTTACCTTGCCACGCTTACGTACACCGGCGGTATCAATCAGGATGTATTCGCGACCGTCGCGCTCCATCGGGATATAGATACTGTCACGGGTAGTACCCGGGGCATCAAACACCACCACGCGGTCTTCGCCCAGAATACGG carries:
- the der gene encoding ribosome biogenesis GTPase Der, with protein sequence MVPVVALVGRPNVGKSTLFNRLTHTRDALVADFPGLTRDRKYGRAEVEGQQFICIDTGGIDGNEEGVETRMAAQSLLAIEEADVVLFMVDARAGLMPADIAIAQHLRSREKPTFLVANKTDGLDPDSAVVDFYSLGLGEIHAIAASHGRGVASLLEDVLEPYREVVEESAPLTEEEENAAYWADLEAAEQGEIEAAEAEDNFNPLDLPIKLAIVGRPNVGKSTLTNRILGEDRVVVFDAPGTTRDSIYIPMERDGREYILIDTAGVRKRGKVTETVEKFSVIKTLQAIEDANVVMLVIDAREGISDQDLSLLGFILNSGRSLVIVVNKWDGLSQEVRDEVKETLDFRLGFIDFARVHFISALHGSGVGNLFESVTEAYDCSTRRVNTSMLTRIMNMAADDHQPPLVRSRRVKLKYAHAGGYNPPIVVIHGNQVKDLPDSYKRYLMNYFRRSLEVMGTPIRIQFKEGDNPYEGKRNLLTPNQLRKRKRLISHLKKK